The genomic segment TAATGATCATCAGTAAGTTTGCAGCAACACTGTTACGAGCAAACCAAGCAATTAAGCCTTTATTTGTATCTTCCATGAATTATTCCTTGTCTTCCATGGCTACAGCGGTGTCAGAATTCACCCCAATTGTTGGCTCAGTTTGTAAAACCTTATCCTGTGGTAAAGCAACTGACATCCCTTCAACAGGATAATCTAGGGCTGAAGTGATAATGTTCATACCATTTTCTAATCCACTCGAAATAATGACGTTACTGCCATCTTGTCGAATGATATTAACGGGTAAATAACGCAGCTTATTTTCTTTATCCATGGTGGCGACAAGACCATTTACTATAAGGTGCCTTGGAACCACAGCAACTTCACCAGCATGGGTTCCACCAATATGTGCTGTAACATAAGTGCCGTAACGTAACTCTTTATGCTCCCCTTTAAGACCATAAGGATCATCGACTTCAGCCACGAGGTAGGTCATTCTACTTTTACTATCAATAATGCCTTCACTGCGGACAATAGTGCCTATCCACTCTTGCTTTTCACCGGCAAAATTACCAACAAGTTTAACTTCAGCATTGGCACCTTTACGGTCAAGATATTGCATTTCTTTATCTGCGAGAGGTAATCTCACTTCCGCTTTGTCTGTGCTATAAACCAACCCAATTGAAGCGCCATTACTGACGTAAGTGCCAAGACCTATGTTACGACTGCCAATAAGCGCATCGTATGGGGCTTTAATAATGGCACGTTCAAGGTTGCGTTTAGCCCGTAATAGTCCAGCTTCAGCGCTTTTTAGTTTAGCAATCTCTTGTGCCAGTTGTGGTTTACGAAGACTTAAGTCACTGGGTTTGCTATCAGTAATTTCTGCCCATTCACGTTCGGCTACTTGAGCGTTTGCTTTTTCTTGTACTAATGTCGCTTTTGCTGATGCAAGATTGGCTTGTGCATCTAACAGCGCTGATTCATAGTCACTTGGATCAATTCTGGCTAGAACATCTCCTTTTTTGATGAAGCCGCCTTTAACAAAGTTATCTGATAGATAGGTAATTTCACCACTGACTTGAGCGACTATTTCAGTATGGTATTTCGCATTAACAACCCCGTAAGAACTGACAGTAAACGTCATTGGTTGGTATTGTATTTTTTCAATTGATACGAGAGGCGTATTATCTATTGGTGGCTTTTCTTCAGGTGGTTTTTGCATTGAAATAAACACGCCTGAAATCAAAAGACCTACACCAATGATCCCTATTGGGAATAAAATTTGTTTTGCTGTAGCCACGACACTTCCTCTTGTTGAAGCTTATACAGGCCAAATGCCCGCTTAAATATTATGGTTATAGATATTATACGAGTATGTTACACGCTTTGTTAAAAGGTGACTGTTTCAATGTGTAATTTTTTGTGTCAATTAGGTATACATAATATGCTGCGTTTTAGATCACTTATTGTTTCCAATAATCAATCATTTAAATTCGATTATTATAATTTCTAAGGTTTGTTAAGTACGACTAAATTCATATTTAAGGTGAAGTTCAAAGGTTTATACAGTTCACTTTGTAACCATTTTGTTACTCGTGACGAGGGTGGGTAGGCCTCAGTCAGCATGTCATTGTTAATCATTCTTTGGTGAATACTGCATATCGTTAACAAAAAACAATCTGTATAAAGGTACATTTTTACGATAGACTTAATTTTATTAGCTAATTTTGTCATTAACGTTCAAAATTACGCTCAGTAAATAGCACATTTAAGTAAAAGTATTTCACAAGGAATAGAAATGAACGTTTTAGTCACTGGTGGTGCGGGTTATATTGGTTCGCATACGGTTTTATCGTTACTCGAAAATGATTGTAATGTAATTGTTTTTGATAATTTATTTAACTCAAACCTAGAATCGATTAAGCGAGTTGAAAACCTAACTGGAAAGTCTGTTCATTTTATTCAAGGTGATATCAGAGATAAGTCGCAGCTTAAATCATTATTTAGTCAAAATAATATTGATACAGTCATTCACTTTGCTGCATTAAAAGCAGTTGGTGAATCAGGACAAATTCCATTGGCTTATTATCAAAATAATGTGCATGGTTCTGTTTGCTTACTGGAAGTGATGGCTGAACATAATGTGCATAATTTTATTTTTAGTTCATCGGCTACAGTATACGGAGAAGAAAATGATGTTCCGTATGTTGAAACGATGAAATTAGGTACGCCTTCAAGTCCGTACGGTGCCACTAAAGTAATGGTTGAGCGCATTATGGCCGATACCGCTGCATCAAATCCCGATTTTAGAGGGGTGTCACTCAGGTACTTTAATCCGATCGGCGCACATGAGAGTGGTCAGATTGGCGAGTCGCCTAAAGGAATACCAAACAATTTACTGCCATATGTCGCACAAGTTATGGTTGGGAAAAGAGAAAAGTTAAGTGTCTTCGGCGATGATTATCCGACTAAAGATGGTACTTGTGAGAGAGATTATTTACACGTAATGGATCTTGCTGAAGGTCATGTAGCAGCGATGAATTGGTTAACTCGTCATCCTGCATTTACCGGGGTTGAAGCGTTCAATTTAGGTACAGGAAATGGCGTTTCAGTATTTGAAATTGTTAGCGCTTTCGAATTAGCGGTAAAAAAAGCCATTCCTTATGAAGTTAGTCCAAGACGTGCTGGTGATTTACCGGCTTTCTGGGCCAATGCTGAGAAAGCCAATAAACAGCTTAATTGGAAAGCCACTCGTACATTGCAACAAATGATGGAAGATACATGGCGTTGGCAATCTGCCAATCCAAATGGCTACGACAAAGAATAAGTTTCTAATTATAAGGGCGATGAATACATCGCCTTTTTTATTGCGTTATAAACGCCTTTATCAGGTACCGTTAAATCAGACCCTTGAATGCTTTTACTCATAATAATGTCCTTATACGGTTACGTTAAACTTTACTAAGTTAACCATCCTCAGTCAGCCGCTTCAAATCTTGAACGCGAAGAAATGAATGTCTTCTTGTCAATGTCTTTTATCATTGTCGTAACTAGTCAATAACGCTGAGCACATTCTAGTTAGCCGTTAATTTCTCTTTATATTACTCCACATCAAGCTTGTTGTTACTATATGGTTAAATTTTCATTAAAAGGTATTTACAATCTAATTTTAACCATATAGTATTTTAGACTATAACAAGTTAATTACATTTGGCTGGGGAATAAATGGAAAACGCAAAGCTGACCATCAAAGAAAAAATGGGGTATGGGTTAGGTGATACTGCCAGTAATATCGTGTTTCAAATGGTCGCTAATTTCATGTTGATTTTCTATACCGATGTTTATGGCCTGTCTGCAGCTGCAGCGGGTACCTTATTGCTGTCGGTCAGGTTATTTGATGGATTTACTGATCCAGTCATGGGCGGCATTGCTGATAGAACGAGAACCCGTTGGGGATCGTATCGTCCTTATATTTTGTTTCTTGCGATTCCTTATGGTGTTTTAGCGTGTTTAGCCTTCATTACTCCTGATTTTGATGCCACTGGAAAACTTATCTATGCCTATATCACTTATGGACTATTGATGACCTGTTATACCGCAATCAATATTCCTTATGGCGCACTTGGTGGTGTCATGGTTAATGATCCTAAGGAAAGAACGTCATTACAGTCTTACCGATTTGCAATGGCTATGGCTGCGTTAGTGATTATCGTATGGGCAATTCCTAGATTAGTTGAGTTTTTTGGTCAAGGTTCTGATACCAAAGGTTATCCATTAGCAATGGTGTTCATGGGAGCCTTAGCTGCAAGCTGCTTCTTGTTATGTTTTAAAATGACGAAAGAAACTATTCAGGTAACAGAGAGAAAAAGCTTTAGACACATTTATAAAGACTTCTTCGAATTATTTAAGAATGACCAATGGTTAGTGATAGCCATTATAAGTTTAGCGACGTTAACACTCATAGGGATCCGTGCATCTGTCGCACCGCATTACATTAAATATTATGTGGGTGACGAGAGCCTTCTATCAAACTTTTTAACAGTAGCAGCTATTGGCTCTGTTCTAGGTGCAATTTCAACAAATTTCTTATCTAAATACTTTGAAAAAAAGGTGTTGTTTCAGGTTGCTTTAGTTGTTGTCATTATCTCTCATAGCTTATTTTACGTGATTGCTAACGATCAAATACTGCTGATATTTATCATCTATTTTATTGCTAATTTTGCACACATGATTATTACGCCCATTATGTTTTCAATGGTGGCAGACACCGTTGACTATGGTGTTGAAAAGATAGGTAGACGCCTGACTGCAATTACTTTTTCGGGCCATTTATTAGCTATCAAATTTGGTTTCGCAATAGGCGGAGCATTAGCAGGATGGATGCTGTCGGCTTATAACTATATACCCAATCAACAACAAACAGATGAAACCTTGTCTGGCATATTATTAGCCTTTGCCGGCATACCTGTGATTTGCACTGTCATTTGTTTAATTGTGATTGCGAAATACAAGCTAACAGAAGTTGAAGTTAAAAAAATTCAACTCAAATTGATAGGGACTGAGCAGCAATAGGCAAAGACTTGTTAATCGCTACAGAATATAGACGGTAAGGATTGTTTCTATAACAAGTTTGCCAACGTTTAATAATGGATGAGATGTAAACAACATGGAATCGGAAAAGAAACCAGAAGCTGAAATGAGTGATGCTGAGCGTAAACAACAACTTGACTTAAAGAAAGCGGGATCTTTTAAGCCAAAGAATCCGCCTTTAGTCACTAATATTTATACAGCAGATCCTTCGGCTC from the Shewanella japonica genome contains:
- a CDS encoding efflux RND transporter periplasmic adaptor subunit, translated to MATAKQILFPIGIIGVGLLISGVFISMQKPPEEKPPIDNTPLVSIEKIQYQPMTFTVSSYGVVNAKYHTEIVAQVSGEITYLSDNFVKGGFIKKGDVLARIDPSDYESALLDAQANLASAKATLVQEKANAQVAEREWAEITDSKPSDLSLRKPQLAQEIAKLKSAEAGLLRAKRNLERAIIKAPYDALIGSRNIGLGTYVSNGASIGLVYSTDKAEVRLPLADKEMQYLDRKGANAEVKLVGNFAGEKQEWIGTIVRSEGIIDSKSRMTYLVAEVDDPYGLKGEHKELRYGTYVTAHIGGTHAGEVAVVPRHLIVNGLVATMDKENKLRYLPVNIIRQDGSNVIISSGLENGMNIITSALDYPVEGMSVALPQDKVLQTEPTIGVNSDTAVAMEDKE
- the galE gene encoding UDP-glucose 4-epimerase GalE; amino-acid sequence: MNVLVTGGAGYIGSHTVLSLLENDCNVIVFDNLFNSNLESIKRVENLTGKSVHFIQGDIRDKSQLKSLFSQNNIDTVIHFAALKAVGESGQIPLAYYQNNVHGSVCLLEVMAEHNVHNFIFSSSATVYGEENDVPYVETMKLGTPSSPYGATKVMVERIMADTAASNPDFRGVSLRYFNPIGAHESGQIGESPKGIPNNLLPYVAQVMVGKREKLSVFGDDYPTKDGTCERDYLHVMDLAEGHVAAMNWLTRHPAFTGVEAFNLGTGNGVSVFEIVSAFELAVKKAIPYEVSPRRAGDLPAFWANAEKANKQLNWKATRTLQQMMEDTWRWQSANPNGYDKE
- a CDS encoding glycoside-pentoside-hexuronide (GPH):cation symporter, whose product is MENAKLTIKEKMGYGLGDTASNIVFQMVANFMLIFYTDVYGLSAAAAGTLLLSVRLFDGFTDPVMGGIADRTRTRWGSYRPYILFLAIPYGVLACLAFITPDFDATGKLIYAYITYGLLMTCYTAINIPYGALGGVMVNDPKERTSLQSYRFAMAMAALVIIVWAIPRLVEFFGQGSDTKGYPLAMVFMGALAASCFLLCFKMTKETIQVTERKSFRHIYKDFFELFKNDQWLVIAIISLATLTLIGIRASVAPHYIKYYVGDESLLSNFLTVAAIGSVLGAISTNFLSKYFEKKVLFQVALVVVIISHSLFYVIANDQILLIFIIYFIANFAHMIITPIMFSMVADTVDYGVEKIGRRLTAITFSGHLLAIKFGFAIGGALAGWMLSAYNYIPNQQQTDETLSGILLAFAGIPVICTVICLIVIAKYKLTEVEVKKIQLKLIGTEQQ